One region of Camelina sativa cultivar DH55 chromosome 6, Cs, whole genome shotgun sequence genomic DNA includes:
- the LOC104793773 gene encoding uncharacterized protein LOC104793773 isoform X1 yields the protein MEMEPIHSDDMEGFVDESSSKQQLHSPYLNGINGDPEVFPRVGDQYQADIPPYDRLMLIRCFQSQQDLVTFSLPIPLMWTRSEKFRGFREAEEGGKGSPSTDQPLEIPEPRSVVLALPCQRNAKFKFDWLDKSLYPFPGSLGDSWDVAEQQRFLLGLYCLGKNLFLVQRFLGTKHMGDVLSYYYGSFYRSNEYRRWVDGRKLRTRRSVQGQMLLSGWRQQELLSRISSHVSEECKTTLLKVSKAFREDKIALEDYVFTLKDTVGIDMLTEVIGIGKGKRDLTNCALEPTKSNHGASEVRIRNDLPIADIVKFLTGEYRMSKTRSSDLFWEAVWPRLLARGWHSEQPKDAPKNSLVFLVPEANKFSRRKMSKGNHYYDSLTDVLNKVALDPTLLVLNTDEDLDMKGSKHEETKNDPPINLDDSSPNSKKKKRYLQPRSKTSKIQEVVMFTIVDTSEANGVQGSTLKELRSLPVETGCSIANSPSYLSESEDNLSEESENKAGTTAKSMASRVCGGGSISSGKSSSVNMENATSRSTVSVSERQQNKRRGGRPRNPKLPVCKKRSSLADCTMRESGIFGENQSRKKKPVKKMRQNPLEAGRNVLLMGEEHIDKDTTLKPSSTSSVATDSYCRRNEDREISPERSETREDFDLNVSQISLEREADGTDTVITDVVQNSESSCADQSSVQVDVEMQCKPQVLADLLPGRRQSTRTRPLTTKALEAFAFGYLGNSKKKRKALEESRTKSTKRIHRHLLVSSKFRNGTVEDSSNTEESE from the exons ATGGag ATGGAGCCAATTCATTCAGATGACATGGAAGGTTTTGTCGACGAATCATCCTCCAAGCAACAACTTCATTCCCCATATCTCAATGGAATTAACGGAGACCCCGAGGTCTTTCCTCGTGTTGGAGATCAGTACCAGGCAGATATACCACCATATGATCGTTTAATGCTCATCAGATGCTTCCAATCACAGCAGGACCTAGTCACTTTTTCCTTGCCTATCCCTCTCATGTGGACAAGAAGTGAGAAATTCAGAGGTTTCCGTGAAGCCGAGGAGGGTGGCAAAGGCAGTCCCTCAACCGATCAACCCTTGGAAATACCTGAACCGAGGAGTGTTGTGCTTGCATTGCCATGCCAAAGAAATGCCAAGTTCAAGTTTGACTGGCTTGATAAGAGCCTCTATCCCTTCCCTGGTTCTTTGGGGGATTCTTGGGACGTTGCTGAGCAGCAGCGCTTCCTTCTTGGCCTCTACTGTCTTGGGAAAAACCTTTTCTTGGTGCAGAGGTTCCTTGGCACCAAGCACATGGGAGATGTGCTCTCATACTACTACGGGAGCTTTTACAGGTCTAATGAATACCGCAGATGGGTTGATGGACGCAAGTTGCGAACCAGACGCTCTGTTCAAGGCCAAATGTTATTATCTGGTTGGAGGCAACAAGAGCTGCTCTCTCGTATCTCTTCTCATGTTTCTGAGGAATGCAAGACTACGTTGCTTAAG gtttCTAAAGCATTTAGGGAAGATAAGATTGCACTGGAGGATTATGTGTTCACTTTAAAGGATACGGTAGGTATTGATATGCTTACAGAAGTTATTGGTATAGGTAAAGGGAAAAGAGATCTGACCAACTGCGCGTTAGAACCAACCAAGTCAAATCATGGAGCCTCTGAAGTACGAATACGCAACGATCTTCCGATTGCGGATATAGTCAAATTCCTTACCGGAGAATATAGGATGAGCAAAACACGGTCCAGTGACCTCTTCTGGGAAGCTGTTTGGCCACGTTTATTGGCAAGAGGATGGCACTCTGAGCAGCCAAAAGATGCCCCGAAgaattctcttgtttttctcGTACCGGAAGCCAACAAGTTTTCCAGGAGGAAGATGTCAAAGGGGAATCACTACTACGATTCTCTCACTGATGTCTTGAACAAAGTTGCTTTAGATCCCACACTTCTTGTGCTCAATACTGATGAGGATCTTGATATGAAAGGGAGCAAACATGAGGAAACCAAGAATGACCCGCCCATAAATTTAGACGATTCTTCACCAAAcagcaagaaaaagaagaggtaCCTACAACCACGCAGCAAAACAAGTAAAATTCAGGAGGTCGTTATGTTTACGATTGTGGATACCAGTGAGGCGAATGGTGTGCAAGGAAGTACGTTGAAAGAGCTAAGATCTCTGCCTGTCGAGACCGGCTGTTCAATTGCTAACTCCCCAAGTTACTTGAGTGAATCTGAGGATAACCTGTCAGAAGAATCTGAAAACAAGGCAGGGACTACAGCTAAATCAATGGCTTCGAGAGTGTGTGGTGGGGGCAGCATTAGTTCTGGCAAGAGCAGCTCTGTAAACATGGAAAATGCCACTAGTCGAAGCACTGTTTCTGTCAGTGAGAGACAGCAGAACAAGCGGAGAGGCGGGAGACCAAGAAATCCAAAGTTACCTGTCTGCAAAAAAAGGAGCAGCTTGGCAGATTGTACCATGAGAGAATCAGGTATTTTTGGTGAAAATCAGTCTAGGAAGAAGAAAccagtgaagaagatgagacaaAACCCATTAGAAGCTGGTCGAAATGTTCTTTTGATGGGAGAGGAGCACATCGATAAAGATACAACTCTGAAACCGTCGTCAACCAGTTCCGTGGCAACAGATAGCTATTGTCGAAGAAACGAAGATCGAGAAATTTCACCAGAAAGATCTGAAACCAGGGAAGATTTTGACTTGAACGTTTCACAAATCTCACTAGAACGTGAAGCTGATGGTACTGATACTGTCATCACAGACGTTGTGCAGAACAGTGAGAGCTCTTGTGCAGATCAGTCATCTGTTCAAGTGGATGTGGAAATGCAGTGTAAGCCTCAGGTACTCGCGGATTTGCTTCCTGGACGGAGGCAGAGTACAAGGACCCGACCGTTGACTACAAAGGCACTCGAAGCTTTTGCTTTCGGGTACCTTGGTaactcaaagaagaagagaaaggctTTGGAGGAGTCAAGAACAAAATCTACAAAGCGCATTCATCGTCACTTACTCGTGTCCTCTAAGTTCAGAAACGGAACTGTAGAGGATAGTTCAAACACTGAGGAGAGTGAATAG
- the LOC104793773 gene encoding uncharacterized protein LOC104793773 isoform X2 → MEPIHSDDMEGFVDESSSKQQLHSPYLNGINGDPEVFPRVGDQYQADIPPYDRLMLIRCFQSQQDLVTFSLPIPLMWTRSEKFRGFREAEEGGKGSPSTDQPLEIPEPRSVVLALPCQRNAKFKFDWLDKSLYPFPGSLGDSWDVAEQQRFLLGLYCLGKNLFLVQRFLGTKHMGDVLSYYYGSFYRSNEYRRWVDGRKLRTRRSVQGQMLLSGWRQQELLSRISSHVSEECKTTLLKVSKAFREDKIALEDYVFTLKDTVGIDMLTEVIGIGKGKRDLTNCALEPTKSNHGASEVRIRNDLPIADIVKFLTGEYRMSKTRSSDLFWEAVWPRLLARGWHSEQPKDAPKNSLVFLVPEANKFSRRKMSKGNHYYDSLTDVLNKVALDPTLLVLNTDEDLDMKGSKHEETKNDPPINLDDSSPNSKKKKRYLQPRSKTSKIQEVVMFTIVDTSEANGVQGSTLKELRSLPVETGCSIANSPSYLSESEDNLSEESENKAGTTAKSMASRVCGGGSISSGKSSSVNMENATSRSTVSVSERQQNKRRGGRPRNPKLPVCKKRSSLADCTMRESGIFGENQSRKKKPVKKMRQNPLEAGRNVLLMGEEHIDKDTTLKPSSTSSVATDSYCRRNEDREISPERSETREDFDLNVSQISLEREADGTDTVITDVVQNSESSCADQSSVQVDVEMQCKPQVLADLLPGRRQSTRTRPLTTKALEAFAFGYLGNSKKKRKALEESRTKSTKRIHRHLLVSSKFRNGTVEDSSNTEESE, encoded by the exons ATGGAGCCAATTCATTCAGATGACATGGAAGGTTTTGTCGACGAATCATCCTCCAAGCAACAACTTCATTCCCCATATCTCAATGGAATTAACGGAGACCCCGAGGTCTTTCCTCGTGTTGGAGATCAGTACCAGGCAGATATACCACCATATGATCGTTTAATGCTCATCAGATGCTTCCAATCACAGCAGGACCTAGTCACTTTTTCCTTGCCTATCCCTCTCATGTGGACAAGAAGTGAGAAATTCAGAGGTTTCCGTGAAGCCGAGGAGGGTGGCAAAGGCAGTCCCTCAACCGATCAACCCTTGGAAATACCTGAACCGAGGAGTGTTGTGCTTGCATTGCCATGCCAAAGAAATGCCAAGTTCAAGTTTGACTGGCTTGATAAGAGCCTCTATCCCTTCCCTGGTTCTTTGGGGGATTCTTGGGACGTTGCTGAGCAGCAGCGCTTCCTTCTTGGCCTCTACTGTCTTGGGAAAAACCTTTTCTTGGTGCAGAGGTTCCTTGGCACCAAGCACATGGGAGATGTGCTCTCATACTACTACGGGAGCTTTTACAGGTCTAATGAATACCGCAGATGGGTTGATGGACGCAAGTTGCGAACCAGACGCTCTGTTCAAGGCCAAATGTTATTATCTGGTTGGAGGCAACAAGAGCTGCTCTCTCGTATCTCTTCTCATGTTTCTGAGGAATGCAAGACTACGTTGCTTAAG gtttCTAAAGCATTTAGGGAAGATAAGATTGCACTGGAGGATTATGTGTTCACTTTAAAGGATACGGTAGGTATTGATATGCTTACAGAAGTTATTGGTATAGGTAAAGGGAAAAGAGATCTGACCAACTGCGCGTTAGAACCAACCAAGTCAAATCATGGAGCCTCTGAAGTACGAATACGCAACGATCTTCCGATTGCGGATATAGTCAAATTCCTTACCGGAGAATATAGGATGAGCAAAACACGGTCCAGTGACCTCTTCTGGGAAGCTGTTTGGCCACGTTTATTGGCAAGAGGATGGCACTCTGAGCAGCCAAAAGATGCCCCGAAgaattctcttgtttttctcGTACCGGAAGCCAACAAGTTTTCCAGGAGGAAGATGTCAAAGGGGAATCACTACTACGATTCTCTCACTGATGTCTTGAACAAAGTTGCTTTAGATCCCACACTTCTTGTGCTCAATACTGATGAGGATCTTGATATGAAAGGGAGCAAACATGAGGAAACCAAGAATGACCCGCCCATAAATTTAGACGATTCTTCACCAAAcagcaagaaaaagaagaggtaCCTACAACCACGCAGCAAAACAAGTAAAATTCAGGAGGTCGTTATGTTTACGATTGTGGATACCAGTGAGGCGAATGGTGTGCAAGGAAGTACGTTGAAAGAGCTAAGATCTCTGCCTGTCGAGACCGGCTGTTCAATTGCTAACTCCCCAAGTTACTTGAGTGAATCTGAGGATAACCTGTCAGAAGAATCTGAAAACAAGGCAGGGACTACAGCTAAATCAATGGCTTCGAGAGTGTGTGGTGGGGGCAGCATTAGTTCTGGCAAGAGCAGCTCTGTAAACATGGAAAATGCCACTAGTCGAAGCACTGTTTCTGTCAGTGAGAGACAGCAGAACAAGCGGAGAGGCGGGAGACCAAGAAATCCAAAGTTACCTGTCTGCAAAAAAAGGAGCAGCTTGGCAGATTGTACCATGAGAGAATCAGGTATTTTTGGTGAAAATCAGTCTAGGAAGAAGAAAccagtgaagaagatgagacaaAACCCATTAGAAGCTGGTCGAAATGTTCTTTTGATGGGAGAGGAGCACATCGATAAAGATACAACTCTGAAACCGTCGTCAACCAGTTCCGTGGCAACAGATAGCTATTGTCGAAGAAACGAAGATCGAGAAATTTCACCAGAAAGATCTGAAACCAGGGAAGATTTTGACTTGAACGTTTCACAAATCTCACTAGAACGTGAAGCTGATGGTACTGATACTGTCATCACAGACGTTGTGCAGAACAGTGAGAGCTCTTGTGCAGATCAGTCATCTGTTCAAGTGGATGTGGAAATGCAGTGTAAGCCTCAGGTACTCGCGGATTTGCTTCCTGGACGGAGGCAGAGTACAAGGACCCGACCGTTGACTACAAAGGCACTCGAAGCTTTTGCTTTCGGGTACCTTGGTaactcaaagaagaagagaaaggctTTGGAGGAGTCAAGAACAAAATCTACAAAGCGCATTCATCGTCACTTACTCGTGTCCTCTAAGTTCAGAAACGGAACTGTAGAGGATAGTTCAAACACTGAGGAGAGTGAATAG